The window CATAGTTGGAAGTTTTAAGCATGAAAGCATGATTCATGAATTATTCAAGTTAATTAAGAATTTAAACAAGAACCAGAAGATCTATTCTGTTATTTCCCGGAACCCGGGGCTTTTCCTTAAATTAGCTCGAATTAAAAAGAAACTCGAAATTCCAATATTTTATCAACCTTACAATTTTACCACAGACTTGGCAGTGCGGCCGGATGTTAATCCCAAAAATGCTAAGAAATATTTTTGATTGGAATCAAAATATATCTGGAATATGACCGGTTTCACTTTGTCTTCAGGATTCGCAAGCCGCGTGGTATAAAAGATACTTTTTGGATCAGAATATTTTTGTAACAAAACGGGCTATTAATTAACGGTGCCCAATAAACTTTTCGATTATTTATCCAGGGGAATTCCAATTGTTGCTTCGGATTTGCCTTCGATTGGAGATTTCTTAAAAGATGAATGTGAAGGGGTTTTATTCGAACCAGAGAAGGAAGCAGACTATATTGCAGCTATTCGAAAATTGTTTTCATCTTCAATTTATTATGAAAAGCTTCAACAGAATTCTTATGTTGCTGCTGAAAAATACCTTTGGTCGACATGTGCTGAGAGTATGTTAAAACAAATAGAATCCGTTGCTAACCTTAGAGAAACTGCCTTTTCTTTGAAGTCAATCAAATTAAACAATAATTTAAATTTCAAATTTAAATTTAATTTAGAATTTCTAATAAGAATTCAGATATGAAACTGTATTTAAAATTACTGCGCTACTTAAAACCATTCTGGAAATTGATTATTCTATCAATTGTTCTAACCTTATTTTTCATATTTTTTAATAACCTTTCTCTTTGGATTTCGGTCGATTTTATACGTGAGTTATTTGAACCGCAAAATTTACAAGAACTCTCGCAAATAAATCAGCAAAATCCGGCAAACAATCA is drawn from candidate division KSB1 bacterium and contains these coding sequences:
- a CDS encoding glycosyltransferase, whose protein sequence is MPNKLFDYLSRGIPIVASDLPSIGDFLKDECEGVLFEPEKEADYIAAIRKLFSSSIYYEKLQQNSYVAAEKYLWSTCAESMLKQIESVANLRETAFSLKSIKLNNNLNFKFKFNLEFLIRIQI